The following proteins are encoded in a genomic region of Clostridium kluyveri:
- a CDS encoding radical SAM protein, which translates to MKTTEILEKTVKDALVKTGIELLNKNPEENIYRLFALIKKAIRKDEDNLTKIEEVEKLYKTNPKVHELVINIIKDSNRKCKNKFFANFFGNAVWYGMPKRKKILNERNIKIPFTILISPSMRCNLKCRGCYAASYSKKDDIPEKEVDRIIKEARDLGIYFFVILGGEPFINDYMLNIYKKYNDCMFVPFSNGTLFNEKLADKVKELGNVLPMFSVEGFEEETDGRRGKGVFNSVMNAMKLLKDRGVLFGVSTAVSRYNINKVTSDEFIDMLIEKGAKMGWYFIFMPVGKEPDVNLMLTPEQRIYLGERIREMRNTKPYFVIDFFNDAPYVGGCIAGKYYCHINSKEDVEPCIFAHFSVDNLKGKKLEDVFNSNFFRELRHRQPYNSNLLLPCMMIDNTEEIRSIAKKTGARPTDEGAQMMLQDLEFQKKLDKISQEFKPYAQKAWEESFKSKGNYDMSKG; encoded by the coding sequence ATGAAAACCACTGAAATCTTGGAAAAAACGGTTAAAGATGCTTTGGTTAAAACGGGTATAGAATTGCTTAATAAAAATCCTGAAGAAAATATTTACAGACTATTTGCTCTTATAAAAAAAGCAATAAGAAAAGATGAAGATAATTTAACTAAAATTGAGGAGGTAGAAAAATTATATAAAACTAATCCTAAAGTTCATGAACTTGTCATAAATATCATTAAAGATTCAAACAGAAAATGTAAGAATAAATTTTTTGCAAACTTTTTTGGAAATGCAGTATGGTATGGAATGCCAAAAAGAAAAAAAATTTTAAATGAAAGAAATATAAAAATACCTTTTACTATTCTCATAAGTCCATCTATGAGGTGTAATTTGAAATGCAGGGGATGTTATGCTGCAAGTTACAGTAAGAAGGATGATATTCCAGAAAAAGAAGTAGATAGAATTATTAAAGAAGCTAGAGATCTTGGAATCTATTTTTTTGTAATCCTTGGAGGAGAACCTTTTATAAATGATTATATGTTGAACATATATAAAAAGTATAATGACTGTATGTTTGTACCCTTTTCAAATGGTACACTTTTCAATGAAAAGTTAGCAGATAAAGTAAAAGAACTCGGAAATGTTCTTCCTATGTTTTCTGTTGAAGGGTTTGAAGAGGAAACTGATGGGAGGAGAGGAAAAGGTGTATTTAATTCAGTTATGAATGCTATGAAGCTCTTAAAAGATAGAGGCGTTTTATTTGGGGTATCTACTGCTGTTAGTAGATATAATATAAATAAGGTTACATCAGACGAGTTTATAGATATGCTTATAGAAAAAGGAGCAAAGATGGGATGGTATTTTATATTTATGCCAGTGGGTAAAGAGCCTGATGTAAATTTAATGCTTACTCCAGAGCAAAGAATATATCTAGGCGAGAGAATAAGAGAAATGAGAAACACAAAGCCGTATTTTGTTATAGACTTTTTTAACGATGCACCATATGTAGGGGGGTGTATTGCAGGAAAGTATTATTGCCATATAAATTCTAAAGAAGATGTAGAGCCTTGTATATTTGCTCATTTTTCAGTGGATAATTTAAAAGGGAAAAAGCTTGAGGATGTATTTAATTCAAACTTTTTTAGAGAACTTAGGCATAGACAGCCTTATAATTCTAATTTGTTATTGCCTTGCATGATGATTGATAATACAGAGGAAATTAGAAGTATTGCAAAAAAAACAGGAGCAAGGCCCACAGATGAAGGGGCACAGATGATGCTTCAAGATTTAGAATTTCAAAAAAAACTCGATAAAATATCTCAGGAATTTAAGCCTTATGCACAAAAAGCATGGGAAGAGAGTTTTAAATCCAAAGGTAATTATGATATGTCTAAAGGTTAA
- a CDS encoding DNA-3-methyladenine glycosylase has product MKRLQRNFYSKDTLSIAKNLLGKILVHEIKGKKLSGRIVETEAYKGITDKAAHSYMNKRTERTEVMYGPCGFSYVFMIYGMYHCFNVVTEAEGIPEAILIRAIEPIRCIDDISLNRYKKKFAHLNKNQIKNLTNGPGKLCKALLIDKNQNKRDLCNSNLYIAEDNFENFKIKSAKRIGVDYAGDAADYLWRFYIENNFYVSVK; this is encoded by the coding sequence TTGAAAAGATTACAGCGAAACTTTTACAGTAAAGATACTTTATCAATTGCCAAAAATCTTTTGGGAAAAATATTGGTTCATGAAATAAAAGGCAAAAAATTATCTGGTAGAATAGTTGAAACAGAAGCCTATAAGGGAATTACGGATAAAGCCGCTCATTCTTACATGAATAAGAGAACAGAAAGGACGGAAGTAATGTATGGTCCTTGTGGATTTTCATATGTATTTATGATATACGGTATGTATCATTGTTTTAATGTTGTAACTGAGGCTGAAGGTATACCTGAAGCAATCCTCATAAGAGCCATAGAACCTATTCGTTGTATAGACGATATATCCCTTAACAGATATAAAAAGAAATTCGCCCATTTAAATAAAAACCAAATAAAAAACCTGACCAACGGTCCGGGCAAATTATGCAAGGCACTACTCATAGATAAGAACCAAAACAAAAGAGATCTCTGTAATAGTAATCTCTATATTGCAGAAGATAATTTTGAAAACTTTAAAATAAAAAGTGCAAAAAGAATAGGTGTGGACTATGCAGGAGATGCAGCAGATTACCTCTGGAGATTTTATATAGAAAATAACTTTTACGTATCTGTAAAGTGA
- a CDS encoding GIY-YIG nuclease family protein has translation MDYVYIVKCSDETLYTGYTNNLEKRVQAHNNKKGAKYTKGRLPVQLIYFEKYNSKKEALHREYIIKKMTRKNKLDLIKSFKKR, from the coding sequence ATGGATTACGTTTATATAGTAAAATGTAGTGATGAAACATTATATACAGGCTATACTAATAATTTAGAAAAAAGGGTACAAGCTCATAACAACAAAAAAGGAGCCAAATACACTAAGGGCAGGCTCCCTGTACAACTTATATATTTTGAGAAATACAACTCCAAAAAAGAAGCTCTACATAGAGAATACATTATAAAAAAAATGACCAGAAAGAATAAATTGGATTTAATTAAATCATTTAAAAAAAGATAA
- a CDS encoding mannose-1-phosphate guanylyltransferase, with the protein MLYALILAGGKGTRLFPLSRAKNPKQFLKIINNKSFLRNTVDRIKPLVNEENIYIITNKEYIDKVQEELPDINEGNIFAEPENKETATCIGFSAVKLLKRDPSATMIILPSDHYIENEKLFIDTIFQAVEIAERRKGLVTMGIKPSRPETGYGYINMGERINARIATFKVERFLEKPNLEVAKDLILKGTYLWNSGIFVWRADVFLREMQKYLPKMYKCMLSIYKNLDTEQEEKIIKEQYNSIDGISVDFGVMQKTRKAYVIKCEFLWDDIGTFNALGRFLKDFDGNNVKGNAVLEASESCTVYGEDKLIIVFGVKDLIVVDCKDVLLIMDKNKDQEIKYLVDILKKKNNLKKYL; encoded by the coding sequence TTGTTATATGCGCTAATTCTTGCAGGTGGTAAAGGAACAAGATTATTTCCATTATCAAGGGCTAAAAATCCTAAGCAGTTTCTAAAAATTATAAATAATAAAAGTTTCTTAAGAAATACGGTAGATAGAATTAAGCCTTTGGTCAATGAAGAGAATATATATATAATTACTAATAAAGAATATATAGATAAAGTTCAAGAAGAACTTCCAGATATAAACGAAGGAAATATATTTGCGGAACCAGAGAACAAGGAGACTGCTACATGTATAGGATTTTCCGCAGTAAAATTGTTAAAAAGAGATCCTTCTGCCACTATGATAATCTTACCATCGGATCATTATATAGAAAATGAGAAATTATTTATAGATACTATTTTTCAAGCCGTAGAAATAGCAGAAAGAAGAAAAGGTCTTGTAACTATGGGAATTAAACCTTCAAGACCTGAAACGGGGTATGGCTATATAAATATGGGAGAAAGAATAAACGCTAGGATTGCTACTTTTAAAGTAGAAAGATTTCTAGAAAAGCCTAATTTAGAAGTTGCCAAAGATTTGATACTTAAAGGTACTTATCTATGGAATAGTGGTATATTTGTGTGGAGAGCAGATGTATTCTTGAGAGAAATGCAAAAATATCTCCCTAAAATGTATAAGTGTATGCTTTCAATATATAAAAATTTGGACACAGAACAAGAAGAAAAAATAATAAAAGAACAATATAATTCTATAGACGGAATATCTGTGGATTTTGGAGTAATGCAAAAAACTAGAAAGGCTTATGTAATTAAATGTGAGTTCTTATGGGATGATATAGGAACTTTTAATGCTTTAGGAAGATTTCTGAAAGACTTTGATGGTAATAATGTAAAGGGTAATGCAGTATTGGAAGCCAGTGAAAGCTGTACTGTGTATGGGGAAGATAAGCTGATTATAGTATTTGGAGTAAAAGATTTAATAGTAGTAGATTGCAAGGATGTACTTTTAATTATGGATAAAAATAAAGATCAAGAAATAAAATATCTAGTGGATATTTTAAAAAAGAAAAACAATTTAAAAAAGTACTTATAA
- the ppsA gene encoding phosphoenolpyruvate synthase, whose translation MSLYVLGFQEIDKSKLPVVGGKGANLGELSKIKGIAVPDGFCITTEAYKRIVDNNPEFNVLIDKLSLLKVDDRGKIGQLCKKIREVIEDMDISKDIVEEVSQYILKLGKKNAYAVRSSATAEDLPLASFAGQQDTYLNIMGKNNILKYIKKCWASLYTDRAVIYRIQNDFYHRKVYLSVVIQKMVFPQTSGIMFTADPVTANRKVVSIDASFGLGEALVSGLVNPDIYKVRQGRILDKKISAKKSAIYALETGGTKEQEIEAAQQNNQALSDDRILQLESMGRKIEAYFECPQDIEWCFYEDKFYIVQSRPITTLYPIPSETKDGKNHVYISFGHRQMMTEAMRPLGMSLFQTLFKQMISGVMSEMGGRLYIDVSREISSPFGRMTFIKGLDTVDVLMKSAIINLTKRKNFMKTLYKGKTVMPPKSMWLKWLNLTIKDYRANDPAIVERLMNNNKALMLELEQNITKVSGDKLFDFILKSMKQIMDTIFDSYGVVFAGAYASYWINKNIQKWLGKKNAADILAQSVSNNVTSEMGLELLDVADVVRQYPEVIEYFQQPKEATFFKDLRKLEGGLDVTNSIKAYLKKYGMRCSAEIDITRTRWNERPTILVPAILSNIKAFGPNAHGIKFEQGLKDAKQKEQEILSSLEKLPGGKRKAKKAKKAISVLRNYAGYREFNKYVLIWFDWIIKQALMKEADILVYKGIIGHKEDIYYLTFDELRDIVKTNRLDYSIITKRKEEYEIFKKLTPPRVITSEGEIISGEYDTSSIPHGALAGVPVSSGVVEGRARVVLKMEDANIEEGDILVTTFTDPSWTPLFVSIKGLVTEVGGMMTHGAVVAREYGLPAVVSVENATKLIKDGQRIRINGKEGYVEIL comes from the coding sequence ATGAGTTTATATGTGTTAGGTTTTCAAGAGATTGATAAATCAAAACTTCCGGTAGTAGGAGGCAAAGGTGCCAACCTTGGGGAATTGTCCAAAATTAAGGGAATAGCTGTTCCAGATGGTTTTTGCATAACTACTGAAGCATATAAAAGAATTGTTGACAACAATCCTGAATTTAATGTATTGATTGATAAATTATCCCTTTTAAAGGTAGATGACAGGGGAAAAATCGGCCAGCTCTGCAAAAAAATCCGCGAGGTTATAGAAGATATGGACATTTCAAAGGATATTGTAGAAGAGGTATCACAATATATTTTAAAGCTTGGGAAAAAAAATGCCTATGCCGTGCGCTCAAGTGCCACAGCAGAGGATTTGCCCCTAGCTTCCTTTGCAGGTCAGCAAGATACCTATCTGAATATTATGGGAAAAAATAACATACTGAAGTATATCAAAAAGTGCTGGGCATCACTTTACACAGACAGAGCAGTAATTTATCGTATACAAAATGATTTTTACCACCGCAAAGTTTATCTATCTGTAGTAATACAGAAGATGGTTTTTCCACAGACTTCAGGAATAATGTTTACTGCAGATCCTGTCACCGCAAACAGAAAGGTTGTATCCATTGATGCAAGCTTTGGGCTTGGGGAAGCTCTTGTATCTGGTTTAGTAAATCCAGATATCTATAAAGTGCGGCAAGGCAGAATACTAGATAAAAAGATATCTGCCAAGAAATCGGCCATATATGCACTAGAGACAGGCGGCACAAAGGAGCAAGAGATTGAAGCTGCACAGCAAAATAATCAAGCACTTTCAGATGATCGGATTTTACAACTGGAGAGTATGGGTAGAAAGATTGAGGCATATTTTGAATGTCCACAAGATATAGAATGGTGCTTTTATGAAGATAAATTCTATATTGTTCAAAGTCGTCCTATCACTACATTATATCCTATACCTTCGGAAACTAAGGATGGGAAGAATCATGTATATATCTCATTTGGACACCGGCAGATGATGACCGAAGCCATGAGGCCGCTGGGAATGTCTCTTTTCCAGACTTTATTCAAACAGATGATCAGCGGCGTCATGAGTGAGATGGGTGGAAGACTTTATATAGATGTATCTCGTGAGATTTCTTCCCCCTTTGGCAGGATGACATTTATAAAAGGTCTTGATACGGTGGATGTTCTAATGAAGAGTGCTATTATTAATCTAACGAAACGAAAGAATTTCATGAAAACTCTGTATAAGGGAAAGACAGTCATGCCTCCAAAATCAATGTGGCTGAAATGGTTAAACCTTACCATAAAAGACTATAGGGCAAACGATCCAGCTATAGTGGAAAGATTAATGAATAATAATAAGGCTCTGATGCTGGAACTTGAGCAAAATATTACTAAAGTTTCGGGAGATAAACTGTTTGATTTTATTCTAAAGAGTATGAAGCAAATAATGGATACTATTTTTGATAGCTATGGAGTGGTTTTTGCGGGAGCCTATGCCTCTTATTGGATAAACAAGAATATTCAAAAATGGCTGGGTAAAAAAAATGCAGCTGATATCCTTGCTCAATCTGTATCTAATAATGTTACATCTGAAATGGGACTTGAGCTTTTGGATGTAGCGGATGTTGTCAGACAGTATCCAGAAGTGATTGAATATTTCCAGCAGCCGAAAGAAGCTACTTTTTTTAAAGATTTAAGAAAACTAGAAGGTGGCTTAGATGTTACTAATTCAATTAAAGCATATCTTAAGAAATATGGTATGCGTTGTTCAGCTGAAATTGATATAACAAGAACGAGATGGAATGAAAGACCAACCATACTTGTTCCTGCTATTCTAAGTAATATCAAAGCTTTTGGGCCAAATGCACATGGTATTAAGTTTGAACAGGGACTAAAGGACGCAAAGCAGAAGGAGCAGGAAATTCTAAGTAGCCTTGAGAAATTGCCTGGCGGAAAAAGAAAAGCCAAGAAGGCAAAAAAAGCAATCAGTGTTTTACGTAACTATGCCGGTTACCGTGAATTCAATAAATATGTCCTCATATGGTTTGATTGGATTATCAAACAGGCGTTAATGAAAGAAGCTGATATTTTAGTTTATAAGGGTATAATAGGTCATAAAGAGGATATATATTACCTGACTTTTGATGAACTTAGGGATATTGTTAAAACAAATAGGCTGGATTACAGTATTATAACTAAGAGGAAAGAAGAATATGAAATCTTTAAAAAACTTACACCTCCTCGTGTGATAACATCTGAAGGAGAGATTATATCTGGTGAATATGATACCAGCAGCATACCTCATGGAGCATTAGCAGGGGTACCCGTTTCTTCAGGCGTTGTGGAGGGGCGTGCAAGGGTTGTTTTAAAAATGGAGGATGCCAATATAGAGGAAGGAGATATTTTAGTCACAACATTTACTGATCCTAGTTGGACTCCGCTATTTGTATCGATTAAGGGCCTGGTTACCGAAGTAGGCGGGATGATGACCCATGGGGCTGTTGTTGCAAGAGAATATGGCCTACCTGCAGTGGTGAGCGTTGAGAATGCTACAAAATTGATTAAAGACGGACAGAGAATAAGAATAAATGGAAAAGAAGGGTATGTAGAAATTCTGTGA
- a CDS encoding TetR/AcrR family transcriptional regulator, with protein MKKFLNLPVKKQKTIIDAALKSFAANGYKKTSVSDIAAAAEISKAMVFHYFGTKKALYLYLIELCGNIIMKEVNEKFDYTITDFFDRIKISSNIEIAIMRKHNAIPAFLTSMYFENDEEVKEDIRGILAKGEGFRNKIAFDGMDCSRFKEGIDPELVMKMLLWLTDGYMNQVSSKTEIDYEDFLKEFEECIDLLRNNFYKEEYI; from the coding sequence GTGAAAAAATTTTTAAATTTGCCTGTAAAAAAACAAAAGACAATTATAGATGCTGCACTTAAATCTTTTGCTGCCAATGGTTATAAGAAAACCTCCGTAAGCGACATTGCTGCTGCTGCGGAAATTTCAAAAGCAATGGTATTTCATTACTTCGGTACAAAGAAAGCCTTATATCTTTATTTAATTGAGCTGTGCGGAAATATTATTATGAAGGAAGTTAATGAAAAATTTGATTATACCATTACTGATTTCTTTGACAGGATTAAAATTTCATCTAATATTGAAATTGCAATTATGAGAAAACATAATGCAATTCCGGCCTTTTTAACAAGTATGTATTTTGAAAATGATGAGGAAGTAAAAGAAGACATAAGAGGCATCTTAGCGAAAGGAGAGGGTTTCAGAAACAAAATTGCTTTTGATGGTATGGACTGTTCAAGATTTAAAGAAGGTATTGATCCAGAGCTAGTTATGAAAATGCTTCTCTGGCTTACTGATGGGTACATGAATCAAGTATCCAGTAAGACAGAGATCGATTATGAAGACTTTTTAAAAGAATTTGAGGAATGCATAGATTTACTTAGAAACAATTTTTATAAGGAGGAATATATATGA
- a CDS encoding AAA domain-containing protein: MNYRDKVKRIFYYLLNLKELNQKCIKNIYDCDKLYWEEEFCHTPNSESWVEVNKDNKLYREFFNLYQENEKNGENFEIVFGHGLIVWKLENDKIIYPVLTTRMKIEFNKVKGSFMLIPSGKTALETFLFEDLKQCDVANIFKLEDKVNESNLDLRNMIEIEDIFLELLSNIDTRGVVNKNKFSRKKINFEEFPVIYDTSVILARKNSMKLWEVEINNIIRGIDSGYKIPETIKALVDEKDIDYSEEDINQWRNVGQDLLFPLPANSDQKEIIKRISENYGVVVQGPPGTGKSHTIINLICHLLAYGKRVLVTSQTSRALKVLTEKIPDEIKPLCISILGNDANSLNDLNESVRKIADNLSEDPEVMYDNIKLLERKLNHCRKNQQILYEKLKQVEKLENYSVNYKGKNYNTMYMAKWVKDNKDKYSWIDDKVDINENIPISEKEFELLIYLLRELDKTEKCRFDSIKNIVTRLPDEEEFCEKVEEYKQLTMEYEKCVETVEGWHIPYNDRCDYDKLLKLIEECKNRISYFEEGMWGNMMYNYYSSNITRETLKDLLYKSNNYILMLGRIRNQLRNHKVEIPKDINMDKFIEKFNALYNSLNDSGKISKFFIMLHSEYNYILDNCKVDGKPLKTMNQAMTVKLYTQQEQIFKELKAIWNNTIKDYGGKIISANLKETDLISIEKNLEYLSEIVNWNTKYKKRVMEGFGRISIPPYINWYKKETYEYLIKCVKAIKNINKYNQAKAYIEVFKKTISNSERLKGLHKAIEELNTDKIKQTLGRLKEMSAIKNKSSKIDELLGRISKVCPNTAENIMENWNLSGEKFKNWEQAWRWTQWNNFLNDMYSLSPKALEESIEEEKNKEKIIIKDIVSKKTWYNEIRQTTENQKRSLFSWLQAVKRIGKGRGKMVPEYRKIAQNEMEKCKEVIPVWIMPLNRIIENIKLSKNMFDVIIFDESSQSDIFSLCALMRAKRAVIVGDDKQISPEIVGIDQSNIYNLIDKYLKDIPQKEWFDLQTSLYDTALRVFPSRLMLKEHFRCIPEIINFSNDLSYSGEIIPLRYPKAYEKFYPPINAIKVKDGVRDSAKPINVKEAKCLVEKVVACCNDIKYSNMTMGVISLLGEAQGHLIEGMLREKIGVEEMIKRKLICGDAYSFQGDERDIMFLSMVISNDVKFAPLMRENDIRRFNVAASRARNQMWLFYSIELEDLNVECARYCLLNYCLNYDKYYANNKNVDYIFQSRFQKDIYNIIKNKGYNVIPEVKIGKYKVDFIVEGSRNRVAIICEGDMYSEKYNWKENIERQLDLERVGWIFYRIRGSEFYYDPERVMNKLWEKLRDIGIEQYKIEEIDAKNLRVV; the protein is encoded by the coding sequence ATGAATTATAGGGATAAGGTAAAAAGGATATTTTATTACTTGTTAAATTTAAAGGAACTGAATCAAAAATGCATAAAAAATATTTATGATTGTGATAAGTTATACTGGGAAGAAGAATTTTGCCATACACCTAACAGTGAATCTTGGGTAGAAGTAAATAAGGATAATAAGCTATATAGAGAATTTTTTAACTTATATCAAGAGAATGAAAAAAATGGAGAGAATTTTGAGATAGTTTTCGGGCACGGATTAATAGTATGGAAGCTGGAAAACGATAAAATTATTTATCCAGTTCTAACAACCAGGATGAAAATAGAGTTTAACAAGGTAAAAGGAAGCTTTATGCTAATTCCTTCTGGCAAAACGGCTTTGGAAACTTTTCTATTTGAAGATTTAAAACAATGTGATGTAGCTAATATTTTTAAGTTGGAGGATAAAGTGAACGAGAGTAATTTAGATCTTAGGAACATGATAGAGATCGAGGATATATTCTTAGAGTTACTTTCTAATATAGATACTAGGGGAGTGGTTAATAAAAATAAATTTTCAAGGAAAAAAATTAATTTTGAAGAATTTCCGGTTATCTATGATACTTCTGTTATTTTAGCAAGAAAAAATAGTATGAAATTATGGGAAGTGGAAATTAATAATATAATAAGAGGAATAGATAGTGGATATAAGATACCTGAAACTATTAAAGCTTTAGTAGATGAGAAAGATATAGATTATAGTGAAGAAGATATAAATCAATGGAGAAATGTGGGACAAGATTTACTTTTTCCATTGCCGGCAAACTCAGATCAAAAAGAAATAATAAAACGTATATCTGAAAATTATGGGGTAGTTGTGCAGGGTCCTCCAGGTACTGGTAAAAGTCATACTATAATAAATTTAATATGTCATCTTCTTGCCTATGGTAAAAGGGTATTGGTAACAAGTCAGACAAGCAGAGCGCTTAAGGTATTAACAGAGAAAATACCGGATGAAATAAAGCCATTATGTATAAGCATATTGGGTAATGATGCTAACTCTTTAAATGATCTCAATGAGTCTGTAAGGAAAATAGCAGATAATTTATCAGAGGATCCTGAAGTGATGTATGATAATATCAAACTACTAGAAAGAAAGTTGAACCATTGTAGAAAAAATCAGCAGATTTTGTACGAAAAGCTTAAACAGGTAGAGAAGTTAGAAAACTATAGTGTGAATTATAAGGGAAAAAATTATAATACTATGTATATGGCAAAATGGGTAAAAGATAATAAGGACAAGTATAGTTGGATAGATGACAAAGTGGATATTAATGAAAATATACCTATTTCAGAAAAAGAGTTTGAACTATTAATCTATTTGTTAAGAGAATTGGATAAGACTGAAAAATGTCGTTTCGATAGTATAAAGAATATAGTAACCAGACTACCTGATGAGGAGGAGTTTTGTGAAAAAGTAGAAGAATATAAGCAATTGACTATGGAATATGAAAAATGCGTTGAAACAGTAGAAGGATGGCATATACCTTATAATGATAGATGTGATTACGATAAACTATTAAAATTAATTGAGGAGTGCAAAAATAGAATTTCATATTTTGAAGAGGGCATGTGGGGAAACATGATGTATAATTATTACAGCAGCAATATAACAAGGGAAACACTTAAGGATTTATTATATAAAAGCAATAACTATATATTAATGCTTGGCAGGATCAGGAATCAGCTGAGAAATCATAAGGTGGAAATTCCTAAAGATATTAATATGGACAAGTTCATAGAAAAGTTTAATGCATTGTACAATTCTTTAAATGACAGTGGCAAAATAAGTAAATTTTTTATTATGCTCCATTCAGAATATAATTATATATTAGATAATTGTAAAGTAGATGGTAAGCCTTTAAAAACTATGAATCAAGCTATGACAGTTAAGCTGTATACACAGCAGGAACAAATATTCAAAGAATTAAAAGCTATTTGGAATAACACTATAAAAGATTATGGCGGAAAAATTATAAGTGCTAACCTAAAAGAAACTGATCTCATTTCCATTGAAAAAAATTTAGAATATTTGAGCGAAATTGTAAATTGGAATACAAAATATAAAAAGCGCGTTATGGAAGGTTTTGGAAGAATATCAATTCCTCCATATATCAATTGGTATAAAAAAGAAACTTATGAATATTTAATTAAGTGTGTAAAAGCTATAAAAAATATAAATAAATATAATCAGGCTAAGGCATATATAGAAGTTTTCAAAAAAACAATAAGTAATTCAGAAAGGTTGAAAGGTCTTCATAAGGCTATAGAAGAGTTGAATACGGATAAAATTAAACAAACATTGGGAAGATTGAAGGAAATGAGTGCTATAAAGAATAAATCCTCTAAAATAGATGAATTATTAGGTAGAATTAGTAAAGTATGTCCTAATACTGCTGAAAATATAATGGAAAATTGGAATTTATCAGGAGAAAAATTTAAGAATTGGGAACAAGCATGGAGATGGACTCAATGGAATAATTTTTTAAATGATATGTATAGTTTAAGCCCAAAAGCCTTAGAAGAAAGTATAGAAGAGGAAAAAAATAAAGAAAAGATAATAATAAAGGATATAGTTTCCAAAAAAACTTGGTATAATGAAATACGTCAAACTACTGAAAATCAAAAAAGAAGTTTATTTTCATGGCTTCAGGCAGTAAAGAGAATTGGCAAGGGTAGAGGTAAAATGGTACCTGAATATAGGAAAATAGCTCAAAATGAAATGGAAAAATGTAAAGAAGTAATTCCAGTATGGATTATGCCTTTAAATAGAATCATTGAAAATATAAAGTTGTCTAAAAATATGTTTGATGTAATAATATTTGATGAAAGCAGTCAAAGTGATATATTTTCATTATGTGCACTCATGAGAGCTAAAAGGGCAGTAATAGTAGGAGATGACAAACAAATAAGTCCAGAAATTGTTGGAATTGACCAGAGTAACATATATAATTTGATAGATAAATATCTAAAAGATATACCTCAAAAAGAATGGTTTGATCTCCAAACGAGTCTTTATGATACAGCCCTTAGAGTATTTCCAAGTAGATTAATGTTAAAAGAGCATTTTAGGTGTATTCCTGAAATAATAAATTTTAGCAATGATTTAAGCTATTCGGGAGAGATAATACCTTTGAGATATCCTAAAGCATATGAGAAATTTTATCCTCCTATAAATGCCATTAAAGTTAAAGATGGAGTGAGAGATTCTGCTAAGCCTATTAATGTAAAAGAAGCAAAATGTCTGGTAGAGAAAGTTGTAGCTTGTTGTAATGACATAAAATATTCTAATATGACTATGGGGGTTATATCTTTACTTGGAGAAGCTCAAGGGCATTTAATAGAGGGCATGCTTAGGGAAAAGATAGGCGTAGAAGAAATGATAAAAAGAAAGCTCATATGTGGGGATGCCTATTCTTTCCAGGGGGATGAAAGGGATATAATGTTCTTGTCCATGGTAATTTCAAATGATGTGAAATTTGCTCCTCTTATGAGAGAAAATGATATTAGAAGATTTAATGTAGCAGCTAGCAGAGCCAGAAATCAAATGTGGCTATTTTATTCTATAGAATTAGAAGATTTAAATGTAGAGTGTGCACGTTATTGTCTTTTAAACTATTGTCTAAATTATGATAAATATTATGCCAATAATAAAAATGTAGACTATATATTCCAGTCTAGGTTCCAAAAGGATATCTATAATATTATAAAGAATAAAGGATATAATGTAATTCCAGAGGTAAAAATAGGTAAATATAAAGTGGATTTTATAGTAGAAGGATCTAGAAATAGGGTAGCTATTATATGTGAGGGGGATATGTATTCAGAGAAATATAATTGGAAGGAAAATATAGAGAGACAATTAGATTTAGAAAGGGTGGGATGGATATTTTATAGGATAAGAGGAAGTGAGTTCTATTATGACCCAGAAAGGGTTATGAATAAATTATGGGAAAAATTAAGAGATATAGGAATAGAACAGTATAAAATAGAAGAAATTGATGCCAAAAATCTCAGAGTAGTATAG